The region GGGCCGTACGGGTCTCCGGGGGAGGGCGCGGCGGGCGGCCATCAGCCGTCGCCGGAAGCCGCCTTGCGGTCGTCGCGGGTCCGACTGTGGGTCTTGTCACCCGATCCGCCGGTCATGGGCCGCCCTCCGGTGCCACCACGGGGTGGACTTCGCGTCGATCCTCGTCGAGATCCTCACCCTGTCGAGCGTGCCGTGGCACGTCGGTACCCGGGGCGCCGATAGGCTCGCCGACCATGAGCGCGCCCTCCGACATCCGCTCGGCCGTGGTTCCCGCCGCGGGACTGGGCACCCGGTTCCTGCCGGCCACCAAGTCCGTGCCCAAGGAGCTCCTGCCCGTGGTCGACACGCCGGGCATCGAGCTCGTCGCCGCGGAGGCCGCCGAGGCCGGCGCCGAGCAGCTGCTGATCGTGACCTCGCCCGGCAAGGAGTCCGTGGCCGCGTACTTCGAACCGGCGCCCGAGCTCGAGAAGAACCTCGAGGAGAAGGGCAAGACCGCGCAGCTCGCCGCGGTCCGCCGGGCGCCGTCGCTGCTGGCGGTGAAGACCGTGTACCAGTACGAGCCGCTCGGGCTGGGGCACGCCGTGGCGCAGGCCGAGCAGGCCCTCGCGGACGACGAGCAGGCCATCGCGGTGCTGCTGCCGGACGACCTCGTCCTGCCGACGGGGGTGCTCGGCCGGATGGCGCAGGTGCGGGCGGAGAAGGG is a window of Pseudonocardia sp. T1-2H DNA encoding:
- a CDS encoding UTP--glucose-1-phosphate uridylyltransferase; amino-acid sequence: MSAPSDIRSAVVPAAGLGTRFLPATKSVPKELLPVVDTPGIELVAAEAAEAGAEQLLIVTSPGKESVAAYFEPAPELEKNLEEKGKTAQLAAVRRAPSLLAVKTVYQYEPLGLGHAVAQAEQALADDEQAIAVLLPDDLVLPTGVLGRMAQVRAEKGGSVLCAFDIPKAQISPYGVFDVSDTDDPDVKQVHGMVEKPSAEEAPSTYAAAGRYVLDRAIFDALRRITPGSGGELQLTDAVQLLIDEGHPVHVVVHRGGRHDLGNPGGYVRAFVDFALRHPDYGDDLRSWLAARLEG